The DNA window GCCACCTTCGGGGCACCGGCAGCCGAGGCCCGCACGCGGGCGAGGGTCGAGAAAGTGGCGCCAGGGTCCCCGAAGGTGGCCATCGGGGACATTCGCGCTCGCCACCACATTTCCGCCATCGAGACCCGGGAGCACGGCGATCCGCGCACCATCATCGCGGCCTTCGGAGCATCGGCCGACCCCCCGCCGGACGCGCGTACCCATAACATCGACCTGTGGGACGGGGACTTCGGCTCGGGAGCCGGTTCAGGCTGGTGCTGCGCACCGGTATCGGGTTCGCCGTGCTCGGGTTCGGGTCCAGTGTGGTCGGCGCCGCCGTGGTCGCGCTGCTCCTGCTGCTGCAGGGCACGCCGAGCGACATCGGCGACCGGTCCTGGGTGATGACCGTTTCGGCCGCCGGGTACGTCGCCGCGTCGCTGCTCGCCGGGACCGTGTGGACGGCCTGGTTGCAGCGCCGCACCGCGGTGTGGTTCGTCCTCGGCAGGCCGCCCACCCCGGACGAAGCGCGCCGCGCGCTGCGGATCCCCGGCGACATGGCGCGCGTGAGCGGCACGCTGTGGCTCGGCGGCACGGTGCTGCTGGCCACGCTCGCGGGTGTGCTCGGCTCGTCGGCGGACGCGGTGGCCGTCGCGCTGACGATCGGGCTCGGCGGGCTGACCACGGCCGGGATCACCTACCTCGCGGCCGAGTGGGTCGCGCGGCCGGTGATGATGCTCGCGCTCGCGGTCGACCGGCCGAAGCAGAAGCTGCCGACGACCGTGCTGACCAGGCTCGTGCTGACCTGGTCGCTCGCCAGCGGCGTCCCGCTGCTCGGGGTGTTCCTGGTGGCGACGCCGCCGAACCTGAGCCACGCCGATCCGACGTCGAGCCTGATCCTGCTGTCCGTGGCGGGGCTGGTGCTGGGCGCGTTCACCACCGCGCTGCTCGCGAAGGCGGTCGCGGCGCCGCTGCACCGGCTGCGGGTCGCGCTCGACGACATCGCGCGCGGCCGCACGGACGTGCAGGTCGACGTGGACGATTCGAGCGAGATCGGCACGCTGCAGACCTCGGTGAACGACCTCGCCGCCGGCCTGCGCGAACAGGACCGGATGCGGGACCTGTTCGGCAGGCACGTCGGCACCGAGGTGGCACGGCACGCGCTCGAGTTCGGCGCCTCGCTCTCCGGCGACGTGCGCGAGGTGACGGCGCTGTTCGTCGACGTCGTCGATTCGACCGCGCTGGCCGCGCGCACCCCGCCGCAGGAACTGGTCGACAAGCTGAACCGGTTCTTCAGCAGCGTGGTCGACGCGGTCAACGCGCGCGGCGGGCTGGTGAACAAGTTCCAGGGCGACGCCGCGCTGTGCGTGTTCGGCGCGCCGACGAAGCTCGCGGACCCGGCCACTTCGGCGCTGGGCGCGGCGCGCGCGATCCGGGACGCGGTGCTTGCCGACGGCGAACTGGACCTGGGCATCGGGGTCGCGTCGGGGCCGGTGTTCGCCGGTCAGCTCGGCACGAGCAGCCGGTTCGAGTACACCGTGATCGGCGATCCGATCAACGAGGCCGCGCGGCTCACCGAGTACGCGAAGCACACCCCCGGCCGCATCCTCGCCTCCGACACCACGCTGGCCTCGGCGGCCGCGGGCGAACGCGCGCGCTGGACCGAGGACGAAACCGTCCAGCTCCGCGGCCGCGAAAGCGCGACCATCACCTGGGCCGTCAGCCCGGAGTGACCTCCGGCCACTTCAGCACCGTCGAGCCCCAGGTCAGGCCCGCGCCGAAGGCGCTGAGCAGCACCCGGTGCCCCGGCACGAGCTGCCCTTCCTTGACCCCGTCGAGCAGCGCGAGCGGCACCGAAGCGGCGACCGTGTTCCCCACCGTGCCGATGTTCGCGACCACGGCTTCCGCGGGCAGCCCGAGCTTCTTCGCCACCGCGTCCAGGATCCGGATGTTGGCCTGGTGGCCGACGAACCGGTCGACGCCGTCCACCGGCCAGCCCGCCCGCTCCAGCACCGTGCGGGACGATTCCGCCATCCGCGCGCACGCCTGCCGGAACACCTTCTGGCCCTGCATGATCACGTAGTTGTCCTGCTCGCGTTCGGCGAAGCGCTGCCGGACACCGCCCGCGGGAACGTAGAGCAGATCGGTGCCCTCGCCCTCGCTGTGCAGGTCGAACGGGCCGAGTGCGCCGTCCTCCTCCGGCGAGCCCGCGCGCAGCACGATCGCGCCCGCGCCGTCGCCGAAGATCGGCGCGGTGCCGCGGTCATCCGGGTCGACCACGGCGGTGAACTTGTCCGCGCCGACGACGAGCACGGAACCGGAGATCCCGGCCGAGATCATCCCCGCCGCGGTGGCGAGCGCGTAGACGAAACCACTGCACACCGCGTTCACGTCGAACGCCGCGATCCCGGAGAGCCCGAGCGCGGCGGCCACCTGGGGCGCGCTCGCGGGGCACACGTAGTCGGGGGTCGAGGTGGCGAGCACCAGCGCGTCGACCCGCTCGAGGCTCGCGCTGCTCAGCGCCGCGCGACCCGCCTCGATCGCCA is part of the Amycolatopsis sp. CA-230715 genome and encodes:
- a CDS encoding beta-ketoacyl-ACP synthase III; protein product: MRTQDAPEFAGRRAAVLCGLGGYLPSRVLDNEELSSRMDTSDEWIRTRTGISARRIADDMSTVDMAIEAGRAALSSASLERVDALVLATSTPDYVCPASAPQVAAALGLSGIAAFDVNAVCSGFVYALATAAGMISAGISGSVLVVGADKFTAVVDPDDRGTAPIFGDGAGAIVLRAGSPEEDGALGPFDLHSEGEGTDLLYVPAGGVRQRFAEREQDNYVIMQGQKVFRQACARMAESSRTVLERAGWPVDGVDRFVGHQANIRILDAVAKKLGLPAEAVVANIGTVGNTVAASVPLALLDGVKEGQLVPGHRVLLSAFGAGLTWGSTVLKWPEVTPG
- a CDS encoding adenylate/guanylate cyclase domain-containing protein, which encodes MGRGLRLGSRFRLVLRTGIGFAVLGFGSSVVGAAVVALLLLLQGTPSDIGDRSWVMTVSAAGYVAASLLAGTVWTAWLQRRTAVWFVLGRPPTPDEARRALRIPGDMARVSGTLWLGGTVLLATLAGVLGSSADAVAVALTIGLGGLTTAGITYLAAEWVARPVMMLALAVDRPKQKLPTTVLTRLVLTWSLASGVPLLGVFLVATPPNLSHADPTSSLILLSVAGLVLGAFTTALLAKAVAAPLHRLRVALDDIARGRTDVQVDVDDSSEIGTLQTSVNDLAAGLREQDRMRDLFGRHVGTEVARHALEFGASLSGDVREVTALFVDVVDSTALAARTPPQELVDKLNRFFSSVVDAVNARGGLVNKFQGDAALCVFGAPTKLADPATSALGAARAIRDAVLADGELDLGIGVASGPVFAGQLGTSSRFEYTVIGDPINEAARLTEYAKHTPGRILASDTTLASAAAGERARWTEDETVQLRGRESATITWAVSPE